A DNA window from Litorilinea aerophila contains the following coding sequences:
- the gatB gene encoding Asp-tRNA(Asn)/Glu-tRNA(Gln) amidotransferase subunit GatB: MTVATPMEKHARYELVVGMEVHAQLLTRSKMFCRCSTDYAGAPPNTRVCPVCLGMPGSLPVINRAAVEATIKTGLALNCEIAETAVFARKNYMYPDLPKGYQISQFELPLCKNGWLEIELEDGSTKRIRIRRAHLEEDTGRSVHVGGYSLVDLNRAGVPLLEIVTEADINSPEEAYAYLTKLRTILRYLGVNSGDMEKGALRCEPNISVRTLEQKARGEYGTKVEVKNLNSFRSVRNAIAYEMARQIALLEAGGTVEQVNMGWDEAQQRTVLQRSKESSHDYRYFPEPDLPPLAVSREWVTEIAATLPELPDAKRARYEREWGVRPVEARILTDEKLVADYFEAAVAAYGTEAGKPQRMANWMTGEFFRLLYADGEGQDLRQIADVKVQPHQLAALLKLVDDKTINANTGKKVLQIMYETGEDPQAIVAREGLAMVSDTSVIDQAIQEILEANAAEVARYRAGEAKLFGFFMGQVMRATRGKADPNTARQRLQELLDG; encoded by the coding sequence ATGACCGTTGCGACTCCCATGGAGAAACATGCCCGGTATGAGCTGGTGGTCGGCATGGAAGTCCACGCCCAACTGCTGACCCGCTCCAAGATGTTTTGCCGCTGCAGCACCGACTACGCCGGTGCGCCGCCCAACACCCGGGTCTGCCCTGTCTGTCTGGGTATGCCCGGCTCGCTGCCGGTGATCAACCGGGCCGCGGTGGAGGCCACCATCAAGACCGGGCTGGCGTTGAACTGCGAGATCGCGGAAACTGCCGTCTTCGCCCGCAAGAACTACATGTACCCCGACCTGCCCAAAGGCTACCAGATCAGCCAGTTCGAATTGCCCCTCTGCAAAAACGGCTGGCTGGAGATCGAGCTGGAGGACGGCAGCACCAAGCGCATCCGCATCCGCCGGGCTCACCTGGAGGAGGACACGGGCCGCTCCGTCCACGTGGGCGGCTACTCCCTGGTGGACCTGAACCGGGCCGGCGTCCCCCTGCTGGAGATCGTGACCGAAGCCGACATCAACAGCCCGGAGGAAGCCTACGCCTATCTCACCAAGCTGCGCACCATCCTCCGCTACCTGGGCGTCAACAGCGGCGACATGGAAAAAGGAGCCCTGCGCTGTGAGCCCAACATCAGCGTCCGCACCCTGGAGCAGAAGGCCCGGGGGGAGTACGGCACCAAGGTGGAAGTCAAGAACCTGAACAGCTTCCGCTCTGTGCGCAACGCCATTGCCTACGAAATGGCCCGCCAGATTGCCCTGCTGGAGGCCGGCGGCACCGTGGAACAGGTCAACATGGGTTGGGACGAAGCCCAACAGCGCACAGTTCTGCAGCGAAGCAAAGAAAGCTCCCACGACTATCGCTACTTCCCCGAGCCGGACCTGCCGCCCCTGGCCGTCAGCCGGGAATGGGTGACCGAGATCGCCGCCACCCTGCCCGAGCTGCCCGACGCCAAGCGGGCGCGCTATGAACGGGAATGGGGCGTTCGCCCGGTAGAGGCCCGCATCCTCACCGACGAGAAGCTGGTGGCCGACTATTTCGAGGCGGCGGTGGCGGCCTATGGCACCGAAGCGGGCAAGCCCCAGCGCATGGCCAACTGGATGACCGGCGAGTTCTTCCGCCTCCTCTACGCGGACGGCGAGGGCCAGGACCTGCGCCAGATTGCCGATGTGAAGGTGCAGCCCCACCAGCTGGCCGCCCTGCTCAAGCTGGTGGATGACAAAACCATTAACGCCAACACGGGCAAAAAAGTTCTGCAGATCATGTATGAGACCGGCGAAGATCCCCAGGCCATTGTGGCCCGGGAAGGGCTGGCCATGGTCAGCGACACCAGCGTCATCGACCAGGCCATCCAGGAGATCCTGGAAGCCAACGCGGCCGAAGTCGCCCGCTATCGGGCCGGAGAGGCCAAGCTCTTCGGGTTCTTCATGGGGCAGGTCATGCGGGCAACCCGGGGCAAGGCCGATCCCAACACGGCGCGCCAGCGGCTGCAGGAATTGTTGGACGGATGA